In the genome of Hymenobacter cellulosivorans, one region contains:
- a CDS encoding phosphatase PAP2 family protein: MLFFRLRFLLALLVILKSATLGRGQAPLHPADTLHKYEELRRSGEPPVRAWYQKKLVEATAVPLVLIGSGVACLDNHSGMGNYAMRQQLQEHFPAFHTRVDDYLQYMPYLELGATTMFGIEAHDDRLNTLLVIAKSELLMSLAVTTVKYSTRVLRPDASAHNSFPSGHTAQAFLAATIVHEELRQKSQWYGVGAYTIAAGVGTLRMLNNRHWESDVLAGAGFGILSAHLAYLSHRNRWGRKPSPFCRQWRVAPTWQPGGGTGLSLRWQPS; encoded by the coding sequence ATGCTGTTTTTTCGCCTTCGCTTTCTACTGGCTCTGCTGGTAATCTTAAAATCGGCAACGCTGGGCCGGGGCCAAGCTCCGCTACACCCCGCAGACACGCTGCACAAATATGAGGAGCTGCGACGCAGCGGGGAGCCACCCGTGCGGGCCTGGTACCAAAAAAAACTGGTGGAGGCCACAGCCGTGCCGCTCGTGCTTATTGGTAGTGGTGTAGCTTGTTTGGATAACCATTCGGGGATGGGCAATTACGCCATGCGCCAGCAGCTGCAGGAGCATTTCCCGGCCTTCCACACCCGCGTCGACGACTACCTGCAGTATATGCCCTACCTGGAACTGGGCGCCACGACCATGTTTGGCATAGAAGCCCACGACGACCGGCTCAATACGCTGCTAGTCATTGCCAAATCGGAGCTGCTCATGAGTCTGGCCGTGACGACCGTGAAGTACAGCACCCGTGTGCTACGCCCCGATGCCTCGGCTCACAACTCCTTTCCCTCGGGCCATACGGCCCAGGCGTTTTTGGCGGCTACCATCGTGCACGAGGAGCTGCGGCAGAAAAGCCAGTGGTACGGCGTCGGGGCGTATACCATTGCTGCTGGCGTGGGCACGCTCCGTATGCTCAACAACCGGCACTGGGAGTCGGATGTGCTGGCTGGGGCTGGGTTCGGTATTCTGTCGGCTCACCTGGCCTACCTGAGTCACCGCAACCGGTGGGGCCGCAAGCCGAGCCCGTTTTGCCGGCAGTGGCGCGTGGCCCCGACGTGGCAGCCCGGCGGCGGTACCGGCCTGAGCCTGCGGTGGCAGCCCAGCTAA
- a CDS encoding FkbM family methyltransferase — protein MKELRKLLVRALGFERYIRLVSRVYLRMVGAGWGKEKYPELFFLEKLIQPGFVCLDIGANLGYYSVALSRLTGPQGKVLAVEPIPLFQEIWRDNVRLSGHDNVTLLPYALGGENMTVRMGTPERNGLLHHGMTKVAASNPAETYARTYEVPMRIPDELLADLPRLDFVKCDVEGFESEVFRNMQATLRRFRPLIQTELNGLENRQTVVNLLAQLGYKPFVLSERLELVPCPPEQLTSPVTADFYFQPTNPAAPLAS, from the coding sequence ATGAAAGAACTCCGTAAACTTCTGGTTCGGGCCCTGGGCTTCGAGCGGTATATCCGGCTGGTGAGTCGCGTGTATTTGCGCATGGTGGGCGCCGGCTGGGGCAAGGAGAAATATCCGGAGCTGTTTTTTCTGGAAAAGCTCATCCAGCCTGGCTTCGTGTGCCTCGACATTGGCGCCAACCTGGGCTACTACTCCGTGGCGTTGTCGCGCCTGACCGGGCCCCAGGGCAAGGTGCTGGCCGTCGAGCCCATTCCGCTGTTTCAGGAAATCTGGCGCGACAATGTGCGCCTCAGCGGCCACGACAACGTGACGCTGCTGCCCTATGCCCTGGGCGGCGAAAACATGACCGTGCGCATGGGCACACCCGAGCGCAACGGCCTGCTGCACCACGGCATGACCAAAGTAGCGGCCAGCAACCCGGCCGAAACCTACGCCCGCACCTACGAAGTGCCCATGCGCATCCCCGACGAGCTGCTGGCCGATTTGCCCCGCCTCGATTTCGTGAAGTGCGACGTGGAAGGCTTCGAATCAGAGGTGTTTCGGAATATGCAGGCCACGCTGCGCCGCTTCCGGCCCCTGATTCAGACCGAGCTCAACGGCTTGGAAAACCGTCAGACTGTGGTCAATTTGCTGGCTCAGCTGGGCTATAAACCATTTGTGCTGTCCGAGCGTTTGGAGCTTGTACCTTGCCCGCCCGAGCAGCTCACCAGCCCGGTCACCGCCGATTTTTACTTTCAACCCACCAACCCCGCTGCTCCGCTAGCTTCCTGA
- a CDS encoding DUF4834 family protein, producing MVKFLLIFLIISLVFRFVMPVILRLLVGRFVQKQARRYGQQFGGASPFDGAFGGRPAAPNPPPAGGNVRVDFVPPKQAQGRPQDFKGGEYVDFEEVK from the coding sequence ATGGTTAAGTTTCTGCTCATTTTCCTCATCATTTCCCTGGTTTTCCGGTTCGTGATGCCGGTTATTCTGCGGCTACTCGTGGGCCGGTTTGTGCAGAAACAGGCCCGGCGCTACGGCCAGCAGTTTGGCGGCGCTTCCCCCTTCGATGGAGCCTTTGGCGGCCGGCCCGCCGCGCCCAACCCACCACCCGCCGGCGGCAACGTCCGCGTCGACTTTGTGCCGCCCAAGCAGGCTCAGGGCCGGCCTCAGGACTTCAAGGGCGGCGAGTACGTTGACTTTGAAGAAGTGAAATAA
- a CDS encoding DUF5686 and carboxypeptidase regulatory-like domain-containing protein, whose product MARYLVILLALLSTVAAQAGIVRGKITDPKGEPLAFANVAVRGSASSTASNEQGSYQLRLEAGLYEIVYQYVGFKPRVEKLTVAGGDTATVLNVTLTPENYNLGEVLIRASDRDPAYAIVQHAIDWRKYHRAEVAAFTARMYIKSIIRLTEVPGKIMGLVKVGPDIKTGVVYLSESLSDMTFRQPGKIQERMISSRVSGSSKGFSFNRASKSFNFYDNLLQSGFSERGFVSPVAQNAMQFYRYELVGTSVQNGITINKIRVTPRHRIDPAFSGFIYIAEDGTWRLHSLDLSLDSNSGIEYVDKLRVEILYAPAPGHPQAWIIQSQKVSLNAGGLGFKGNGSTNASLSNYRVTPTYPDKPVVAPTPAPSTEPAHRETVAEAKQERPQLRGLTRTIRRDAKAKAQQEIPLPEGGIALAPMAKGQVMLIEKGANERTEAYWDSIRPIPLSEEEIKDYHVKDSVEVIQKSKPYQDSMDRIRNKPSFMGLLIGGYTYNNTFERRFISIESPTDKMVYNTVEGLVINLNATYTQRYEDRRNYVLEPTLRYGFSSKQLSPSLRGSYTFKPESFSRVGFAVGRTIVDFDPYNNQPHTPFNAPLLNTTYTLLANRNYNKYYQRDGLEINYRTEAFNGFFVNLAAGYADRQELYNTTVELIRDVPGRAFTPNRPEAVELPQGTGFGRSQALTLDLGLTWQPGQQYVTRPDGKFNLYNSRYPRLSLGLRQAFRGVLGADVRFTRLELGAQKELGFGLFGETRLSATAGAYLGSPDLTFVDYRHFAGNRTIFAIDFERQFQLLDYYRYSTAERYVIARGSHHFNGFFFNKLPAFRQLKWQEVVTMNYLYTPTVGSYAELGLGVEHIFKVLRVDFFTSLQSREKAGSGIRIGIGF is encoded by the coding sequence ATGGCTCGTTATTTAGTTATTCTTCTTGCTCTATTGAGCACGGTGGCTGCGCAGGCGGGCATCGTGCGTGGCAAAATTACCGACCCTAAGGGTGAGCCCCTGGCCTTTGCCAACGTGGCCGTGCGCGGCTCAGCCTCCAGCACGGCCTCCAACGAGCAGGGCAGTTACCAGCTGCGCCTGGAAGCCGGGCTCTACGAAATCGTGTACCAGTACGTGGGCTTCAAGCCGCGGGTGGAAAAGCTGACCGTAGCGGGCGGCGACACAGCCACGGTGCTCAACGTAACCCTGACGCCGGAAAACTATAATCTGGGCGAAGTGCTCATCCGGGCCTCCGACCGGGACCCGGCTTATGCCATTGTGCAGCACGCCATTGACTGGCGTAAGTATCACCGGGCTGAAGTGGCCGCCTTTACGGCCCGTATGTATATCAAGTCCATTATCCGTCTTACCGAGGTGCCGGGCAAGATTATGGGCCTGGTAAAAGTTGGGCCCGACATCAAGACGGGCGTGGTGTACTTGTCGGAGTCATTGTCGGATATGACCTTCCGCCAGCCGGGCAAGATTCAGGAGCGCATGATTTCGTCGCGGGTGAGCGGCAGCAGCAAAGGATTCAGCTTCAACCGGGCCTCCAAGAGCTTCAACTTTTACGACAATCTGCTGCAGTCGGGCTTTTCGGAGCGGGGCTTCGTCTCGCCGGTGGCCCAGAATGCCATGCAGTTTTACCGCTACGAACTGGTAGGCACCTCAGTGCAGAATGGCATTACCATCAATAAAATCCGCGTCACGCCCCGCCACCGCATCGACCCCGCGTTTTCGGGCTTCATCTACATTGCCGAAGATGGCACCTGGCGCCTGCACAGCCTCGATTTGAGCCTGGATTCCAATTCCGGCATCGAGTATGTGGACAAGCTGCGGGTTGAAATCCTGTACGCCCCGGCCCCCGGCCACCCCCAGGCCTGGATTATTCAGTCGCAGAAAGTCAGCCTGAACGCCGGCGGACTGGGCTTCAAGGGCAACGGCAGCACCAACGCGTCCCTTTCCAACTACCGCGTGACGCCGACATATCCCGACAAGCCTGTGGTAGCGCCCACGCCGGCGCCCAGCACCGAGCCGGCCCACCGCGAAACGGTAGCCGAAGCCAAGCAGGAACGGCCCCAGCTACGCGGCCTCACCCGTACCATCCGCCGCGACGCCAAAGCCAAGGCCCAGCAGGAAATTCCGTTGCCGGAAGGCGGCATTGCGCTGGCACCTATGGCCAAGGGCCAGGTAATGCTGATTGAGAAAGGCGCCAACGAGCGGACCGAAGCTTACTGGGACTCTATCCGGCCCATTCCGCTCAGCGAGGAGGAAATCAAGGATTACCACGTCAAAGACAGTGTGGAAGTCATCCAGAAGTCGAAGCCCTACCAGGATTCCATGGACCGGATCCGGAATAAGCCCAGCTTTATGGGTCTGCTTATCGGGGGCTACACCTACAACAATACCTTCGAGCGGCGCTTTATTTCGATTGAGTCGCCAACGGATAAGATGGTCTACAACACGGTGGAAGGCCTGGTTATCAACCTCAATGCCACCTACACCCAGCGCTACGAAGACCGCCGCAACTACGTGCTGGAACCCACACTGCGCTACGGCTTTTCGAGCAAGCAACTCAGCCCCAGCCTGCGTGGCAGCTATACATTTAAGCCCGAGTCGTTCAGCCGCGTGGGCTTTGCCGTCGGCCGCACTATTGTCGACTTCGACCCCTACAACAACCAGCCGCATACGCCCTTTAACGCCCCGCTGCTCAATACGACGTACACGCTGCTGGCCAACCGCAACTACAACAAGTACTACCAGCGCGACGGGCTGGAGATAAACTACCGCACCGAGGCGTTTAACGGCTTCTTCGTGAACCTGGCCGCGGGCTACGCCGACCGGCAGGAGCTCTACAACACCACCGTGGAGCTGATTCGGGACGTGCCAGGCCGGGCTTTCACCCCGAACCGGCCCGAAGCGGTAGAATTGCCCCAGGGCACCGGCTTCGGCCGCAGTCAGGCCCTGACGCTGGACTTGGGCCTGACCTGGCAGCCCGGCCAGCAGTACGTTACCCGCCCCGACGGTAAGTTCAACCTCTACAACTCCCGCTACCCGCGCCTGTCATTGGGCCTGCGCCAGGCCTTCCGGGGCGTGCTGGGTGCCGACGTGCGCTTTACCCGCCTGGAGCTGGGCGCCCAGAAAGAATTGGGCTTTGGCCTGTTTGGGGAAACCCGCCTGAGCGCCACGGCCGGAGCCTACCTCGGCTCCCCCGACCTCACTTTCGTCGATTACCGCCACTTCGCCGGCAACCGCACTATTTTCGCCATCGACTTCGAGCGGCAGTTTCAGCTCCTCGACTACTACCGCTACAGCACGGCCGAGCGCTACGTCATTGCCCGCGGCAGTCACCACTTCAACGGGTTCTTCTTCAATAAGCTCCCGGCTTTCCGCCAGCTCAAGTGGCAGGAAGTGGTTACCATGAATTACCTCTACACGCCCACCGTCGGGAGTTACGCCGAACTAGGCCTGGGCGTAGAGCACATTTTCAAAGTGCTGCGCGTCGACTTCTTTACCTCATTACAGTCCCGGGAGAAAGCCGGGTCGGGCATCCGGATTGGGATTGGCTTCTAG
- a CDS encoding ferritin-like domain-containing protein → MDLFQIITEIEKVDPEVYDRFDSRRRVFKHLTGMGKKLTAAAVPGFIGALFNKAYGQTAGPSVNDVLNLALQLEYLEYYFYDTGLKTTGLIPAADVPAIEKIRNDEGGHIRVLREALGTAAIPDPGRDAFDYSGGRGSKIGPFAAALLPTPAGTDLYFGVAQSFVDTGVRAYKGGAPFLMPNKDILETALNIHSVEARHSSHIRTIRRGRAAGVTGAGAATTAPNADLKKGPKSWISLDDQGGPSPDTTPSTRDVYGPGTNPPPAGVPTGITFPGEENVVQATRTITADSAISAAAASEAFDEPLDYVKVKAIARNFVDNRTQLFV, encoded by the coding sequence ATGGATCTGTTCCAAATAATTACGGAAATTGAAAAAGTAGACCCGGAAGTCTACGACCGTTTTGACTCGCGCCGTCGGGTGTTCAAGCACCTTACCGGCATGGGCAAAAAGCTCACCGCCGCTGCTGTTCCTGGCTTTATAGGTGCTTTGTTTAACAAAGCCTATGGCCAAACGGCTGGCCCATCGGTAAATGATGTACTGAACCTGGCCCTGCAGCTGGAGTACCTGGAGTACTACTTCTACGACACGGGCCTGAAAACTACTGGCCTGATTCCGGCCGCCGACGTCCCTGCTATCGAGAAGATTCGCAACGATGAGGGCGGCCACATCAGAGTCCTGCGGGAAGCACTAGGTACGGCTGCTATTCCCGACCCCGGCCGTGACGCCTTCGACTATAGCGGTGGCAGAGGTTCCAAAATTGGCCCGTTTGCGGCGGCCCTGCTGCCCACGCCCGCCGGTACCGACTTGTACTTTGGCGTAGCCCAGTCCTTCGTCGACACGGGGGTGCGAGCCTATAAAGGCGGTGCTCCTTTCCTAATGCCTAATAAGGACATTCTGGAAACGGCTCTGAACATTCACTCGGTAGAAGCTCGTCATAGCTCCCACATTCGCACCATCCGCCGCGGCCGGGCCGCTGGCGTTACCGGAGCAGGTGCTGCTACAACGGCTCCCAATGCTGACCTGAAAAAAGGCCCTAAGAGCTGGATTTCGCTCGACGACCAGGGTGGCCCTTCGCCAGACACGACGCCTTCAACCCGGGATGTGTATGGTCCTGGCACCAACCCGCCCCCAGCTGGCGTACCCACCGGCATCACTTTCCCTGGTGAAGAAAACGTTGTGCAGGCTACCCGTACCATCACGGCTGACAGCGCCATTTCGGCTGCCGCTGCTTCGGAGGCTTTCGACGAGCCCCTGGACTACGTGAAGGTAAAAGCCATTGCCCGCAATTTCGTGGATAACAGAACTCAGCTGTTTGTGTAA
- a CDS encoding ferritin-like domain-containing protein: MTKQIHSVPTEDHSPSGLQSALPRRDFLRYTGAGLALTGLLLTGCDDDDDNVDANAGDVNVGTSDIGVLNYAYALEQLEAAFYNQVITGAAGTYFAGLGANSAERQILNDLALHEKAHRDFFKNTIPANSIIKDLTPDFSAIDFNVGKRANASAKLGVLDAAMAFEDLGVAAYNGAGRFITNPVYLALAGKIVSVEARHAALIRDLMNYNSFVDSDVVELFTPTANSAPGVGTGRGTEKSKKPSEVVTTANQFLQAGSKLNVSGLV; this comes from the coding sequence ATGACTAAACAAATCCATTCTGTTCCGACAGAAGACCACTCGCCCTCCGGCTTACAAAGTGCCCTCCCCCGTCGCGACTTCCTGCGTTACACGGGCGCCGGTCTTGCCCTGACTGGCTTACTCCTCACGGGCTGCGATGACGATGACGACAACGTTGACGCCAATGCTGGCGATGTTAACGTGGGCACCAGCGACATTGGGGTTCTCAACTACGCCTACGCCCTAGAGCAGCTCGAAGCTGCCTTCTACAACCAGGTCATCACCGGCGCCGCCGGTACCTACTTTGCCGGCCTGGGCGCTAACAGCGCTGAGCGCCAGATCCTGAACGACCTGGCCTTGCACGAAAAAGCTCACCGTGACTTTTTCAAGAACACGATTCCGGCCAACAGCATCATCAAGGATCTGACTCCGGACTTTTCGGCCATTGACTTCAACGTAGGCAAGCGCGCCAACGCCAGTGCCAAGCTGGGTGTACTCGACGCGGCTATGGCTTTCGAGGACCTCGGTGTGGCCGCTTACAACGGTGCCGGCCGCTTCATTACTAACCCCGTTTACCTGGCTTTGGCCGGTAAAATTGTGTCGGTAGAAGCCCGTCACGCTGCCCTCATTCGGGATTTGATGAACTACAACAGCTTCGTCGATAGCGACGTGGTTGAACTGTTTACGCCTACGGCCAACTCGGCTCCGGGTGTAGGTACGGGCCGTGGCACGGAAAAGTCCAAGAAGCCTTCGGAAGTGGTAACCACGGCCAACCAGTTTTTGCAGGCGGGTTCCAAGCTCAATGTGAGCGGCCTGGTGTAG
- a CDS encoding DMT family transporter gives MPLTSGARYMLLSTLLFALMNVCVKLLSHLPPLEIILFRSIVSLVASYLLLRALRIRPWGSNHFYLISRGVTGVLSLILYFFTLQKMPLATAVTIQYLAPIFTAVLGIFIVRENVRPWQWVFFLLSFVGVLVVEGVDTRVDPLYLALGVASALFAGFSYNSIRKLKGKENPMVVVFYLPMVALPVAAVYCLFDWVPPQNWDWLWLLLTGLLAQGAQLCLTKAYQAERLSSVANLNYLGILYAVGLGLLFFNEAFPVAAYLGMALVLVGVVLNTWYTSRRPVVAAPVAPTEEGIA, from the coding sequence ATGCCCTTGACTTCCGGTGCCCGCTACATGTTGCTTTCTACGCTGCTCTTTGCCCTGATGAACGTGTGTGTGAAGCTGCTGAGCCACCTGCCGCCCCTCGAAATCATCCTGTTCCGCTCAATTGTATCTTTAGTAGCCAGCTACCTGCTGTTGCGGGCCCTGCGCATCCGGCCCTGGGGTTCCAACCACTTCTACCTGATTTCGCGGGGCGTCACGGGTGTGTTGTCGCTGATTCTGTACTTCTTCACCCTGCAGAAAATGCCGCTGGCCACGGCCGTTACCATTCAGTATCTGGCCCCGATTTTCACGGCCGTGCTGGGCATTTTCATTGTTCGGGAAAACGTGCGGCCCTGGCAGTGGGTCTTCTTTCTGCTGTCCTTCGTAGGCGTGCTGGTGGTAGAAGGTGTCGATACCCGCGTCGACCCGCTCTACCTGGCGCTGGGAGTGGCCTCGGCGCTGTTTGCCGGGTTTTCCTACAACTCTATTCGCAAGCTTAAAGGCAAGGAAAACCCGATGGTGGTAGTGTTCTACCTGCCGATGGTAGCTCTGCCCGTGGCGGCCGTGTACTGCCTCTTCGACTGGGTGCCGCCCCAGAACTGGGACTGGCTCTGGCTGCTGCTCACTGGCCTGTTGGCCCAGGGCGCCCAGCTCTGCCTGACCAAGGCCTACCAAGCCGAACGGCTGTCGAGCGTGGCCAACCTAAACTACCTCGGCATCCTGTACGCGGTGGGGCTGGGCCTGCTGTTCTTCAACGAAGCTTTTCCGGTGGCTGCTTACTTGGGCATGGCCCTGGTGCTGGTCGGGGTGGTACTCAATACCTGGTACACCAGCCGCCGGCCAGTAGTAGCCGCGCCGGTAGCGCCTACCGAGGAAGGTATTGCCTAA
- a CDS encoding MFS transporter, which produces MRENRRALRFLFTANAISGFAQGISMLAVPWYFARQGASTTFNLVYALVTFASLFWGMYAGALVDRFDRKRVFLVTNIVEGLLLLSVAAYGFGTGSVPLPGILLAFTTTVFGYGIHYPNLYAFAQEISRPEDYGRITSTIEIVGQATSVVSGALAALLIEGLPLGGTYQLLGASVTLPFAVKAWPLHQIFLLDGLTYVVAVALIASIRHQPVQLTQVELGTLWKRLRTGVTYLQEHRTIWIFGLFSFSVFVGLLVELNALMPMYIHNHLRAGAGAFGAAEVAYALGALSAGVFVHRLFQHQPPVRSIILLMLLAGMGFGAAAATRSVSLFLAFSLVLGITNAGTRILRVSYLFAHVPNEVSGRVNSIFNVANVLLRTVFILLFTLPFFARGSNVVWGYAALGAFIVASALVLVARYRQLSAAPAG; this is translated from the coding sequence GTGAGAGAAAACCGTCGGGCCCTGCGCTTTTTGTTTACGGCCAATGCCATTTCCGGCTTTGCCCAAGGCATTTCCATGCTGGCCGTGCCCTGGTACTTTGCCCGGCAGGGTGCCTCTACCACCTTCAACCTGGTCTACGCCCTGGTCACGTTTGCCTCTCTGTTCTGGGGCATGTACGCCGGCGCCCTGGTCGACCGATTCGACCGGAAGCGGGTGTTTCTGGTGACCAATATCGTGGAAGGCCTGCTCTTGCTGAGCGTAGCGGCCTACGGCTTTGGTACGGGCTCAGTGCCGCTACCGGGTATTCTGCTGGCTTTCACCACCACCGTCTTCGGCTACGGCATTCACTATCCCAACCTCTACGCCTTTGCCCAGGAAATCAGCCGGCCGGAGGACTACGGGCGCATCACGTCCACTATCGAAATCGTGGGGCAGGCTACTTCGGTGGTGAGCGGGGCCCTGGCGGCGCTGCTCATCGAGGGCCTGCCGCTGGGTGGTACCTATCAATTGCTGGGCGCGTCGGTCACCTTGCCGTTTGCTGTAAAGGCCTGGCCTCTGCACCAGATTTTCCTGCTCGACGGGCTGACGTACGTGGTAGCCGTGGCCCTGATTGCCAGCATCCGCCACCAGCCGGTACAGCTGACGCAGGTGGAGCTGGGCACGCTCTGGAAACGGCTGCGCACGGGCGTGACCTACCTGCAGGAGCACCGCACCATCTGGATTTTCGGCTTGTTTTCCTTTTCGGTCTTTGTGGGCCTACTCGTGGAGCTCAATGCCCTGATGCCGATGTACATTCACAACCACCTGCGGGCCGGGGCCGGGGCTTTCGGAGCCGCCGAGGTAGCCTACGCCCTGGGCGCCCTGAGTGCGGGCGTATTTGTGCATCGCCTGTTTCAACACCAGCCCCCGGTTCGGTCCATCATCCTGCTGATGCTGCTGGCCGGTATGGGTTTCGGGGCGGCCGCCGCTACCCGCTCGGTAAGTTTGTTTCTGGCGTTTTCCCTGGTGCTGGGCATTACCAACGCCGGCACGCGCATTCTGCGGGTCAGCTACCTGTTTGCCCACGTGCCCAACGAAGTCAGCGGGCGGGTCAACAGCATTTTCAACGTGGCCAACGTGCTGCTGCGTACTGTTTTCATTCTGCTCTTTACCCTGCCCTTCTTTGCCCGCGGCTCCAACGTGGTGTGGGGCTACGCTGCCCTGGGTGCCTTTATCGTCGCTTCGGCCCTGGTGCTGGTGGCCCGCTACCGGCAGCTGTCGGCCGCGCCGGCTGGCTAA
- a CDS encoding regulatory protein RecX, which yields MYSSEPPKKKFYTPGEALPKIAAYCAYQERTTKEVEAKLREYGLNEDEAGEIIIRLSREKLLDEERFAKSFVRGKVGIKKWGRRRITQELKQKGLSDYCIKIGMKEIDGDQYYQNLVDTLEKRNRVEKEGNQRLRRQKLTMFMTVKGYENDLIKMALDDLGKEPEQDEE from the coding sequence ATGTACTCATCCGAACCCCCCAAGAAGAAGTTTTACACGCCCGGCGAGGCCCTGCCCAAAATTGCGGCTTACTGCGCCTACCAGGAGCGGACCACCAAGGAAGTGGAAGCCAAGCTGCGCGAATATGGCCTCAACGAAGACGAGGCCGGCGAAATCATCATCCGCCTGAGCCGGGAAAAGCTGCTCGACGAGGAGCGTTTCGCCAAGTCCTTCGTGCGCGGCAAGGTCGGCATCAAGAAGTGGGGCCGCCGCCGCATCACCCAGGAGCTCAAGCAGAAGGGCCTGTCGGACTACTGCATCAAAATCGGGATGAAGGAAATTGACGGCGACCAGTACTACCAGAACCTCGTGGACACGCTGGAAAAGCGCAACCGCGTAGAAAAGGAAGGCAACCAGCGCCTGCGCCGCCAGAAGCTCACGATGTTTATGACCGTGAAAGGCTACGAAAATGACCTGATTAAAATGGCCCTAGATGACCTGGGCAAAGAGCCGGAGCAGGACGAGGAGTAG
- a CDS encoding DUF4230 domain-containing protein, giving the protein MPPLFRLLRRLLPLLFLVALGWFLWKKVQPTLFDFGNPLTPEPRVTVTHNTVLTKIEALGRLELVRYQFKDVVEYRKSTYRFLPDSKVALIVAGNAIGCLDLRKVKPQDVVFEGDSVVRVALPAAELCTWQVDHSQSRVYSTQNSFFNDAELVDEGYKYAEKNVQRAALQSGILAQTTQNAEQILRPMLETMTGRRVILTQQTAPPQMPQRR; this is encoded by the coding sequence ATGCCGCCCCTGTTTCGTTTGCTCCGCCGCCTGTTGCCCCTGCTGTTTCTGGTGGCGCTAGGCTGGTTTCTGTGGAAGAAAGTCCAGCCCACACTGTTTGATTTCGGCAATCCGCTCACGCCCGAGCCCCGCGTGACCGTAACCCACAACACAGTCCTGACCAAGATTGAAGCCCTGGGCCGCCTGGAATTGGTGCGCTACCAGTTTAAGGACGTGGTGGAGTACCGCAAGAGCACCTACCGGTTTTTGCCCGACTCGAAAGTGGCCCTGATTGTGGCCGGCAACGCCATCGGCTGCCTCGACTTGCGCAAGGTCAAGCCCCAGGACGTGGTGTTTGAAGGCGACTCGGTGGTGCGGGTGGCGTTGCCGGCTGCCGAGCTCTGCACCTGGCAGGTCGACCATAGCCAGAGCCGGGTATACAGCACCCAGAACTCGTTTTTCAACGATGCCGAGCTGGTGGATGAAGGCTATAAGTACGCTGAGAAGAATGTGCAGCGCGCCGCTTTGCAGTCGGGCATCCTGGCCCAGACCACCCAGAATGCCGAGCAGATTCTGCGCCCCATGCTCGAAACCATGACCGGCCGCCGCGTGATTCTAACCCAGCAAACGGCCCCGCCACAAATGCCGCAGCGGCGCTAA
- a CDS encoding 1-aminocyclopropane-1-carboxylate deaminase/D-cysteine desulfhydrase, giving the protein MLIQELHEPIAVQCGVRLLLLRDDLAHPELPGNKWRKLKYNLQTARTQGHDTLLTFGGAFSNHIAAVAAAGRLQGFRTIGLIRGEEILPLNPTLARATADGMQLRYLDRETYRRKHEPAVLAGLLAQTGPAYVLPEGGTNALALPGCAELITELTAQTSFDYIGVACGTGGTLAGLLTGLAGQRAALGVAALKNGGFLQADINALTQAAAGVTYDNYQLLTDYHFGGYAHFSAELLTFIHNFQVRHGVLLDPIYTGKLLYALLDQIQQSCFPVGSTVVAVHTGGLQGWQGFRQRFGQRSSWWPPVS; this is encoded by the coding sequence ATGCTCATCCAGGAACTCCACGAGCCTATTGCGGTACAGTGCGGGGTGCGGTTGTTACTCCTGCGTGACGATTTGGCCCACCCGGAGCTACCCGGCAACAAGTGGCGCAAGCTCAAGTACAACCTGCAGACCGCCCGTACGCAAGGCCACGACACGCTGCTGACGTTCGGCGGGGCCTTTTCCAACCACATTGCCGCCGTAGCCGCCGCCGGCCGCCTACAGGGCTTCCGCACCATCGGCCTGATTCGGGGGGAGGAAATCTTGCCGCTCAATCCTACCCTGGCGCGGGCCACCGCTGATGGAATGCAGCTGCGCTACCTCGACCGGGAAACCTACCGCCGCAAGCACGAGCCGGCGGTGCTGGCCGGGCTGCTCGCCCAAACCGGCCCGGCCTACGTGCTGCCTGAGGGCGGAACCAACGCCCTGGCCCTGCCGGGCTGCGCCGAGCTGATTACCGAGCTGACCGCCCAAACCAGCTTCGACTATATCGGGGTGGCCTGCGGGACGGGTGGCACGCTGGCCGGCTTGCTTACCGGGCTGGCCGGGCAGCGGGCGGCTCTTGGGGTAGCGGCGCTAAAAAACGGGGGCTTTTTGCAAGCCGACATCAACGCGCTGACTCAGGCCGCGGCGGGCGTGACGTACGACAATTATCAACTGCTAACGGATTACCACTTCGGCGGCTACGCCCATTTCTCGGCCGAGCTGCTCACCTTCATCCACAATTTCCAGGTCCGGCACGGCGTGCTGCTCGACCCGATTTACACCGGCAAGCTGCTCTATGCCCTCCTGGACCAGATTCAGCAGAGCTGCTTTCCGGTGGGCAGCACGGTAGTGGCCGTGCACACCGGCGGACTGCAGGGCTGGCAGGGTTTTCGGCAGCGGTTTGGGCAGCGCAGCTCGTGGTGGCCGCCGGTAAGCTAA